TGCGTATGCCCATACCTACCGCTGTACCGCCCCGCGTCCTCACCGTCGCCGGATCCGACTCCGGCGGCGGTGCGGGGATCCAGGCCGATCTGAAGACCATGCTCGCCCTCGGTGTGCACGGCATGAGCGTGCTCACCGCCGTCACCGCACAGAACTCCCTCGGCGTCCAGGGCGCCTGGGAGCTTCCGGTGGATGCCGTACGCGCCCAGTACCGCAGCGTCGTCGACGACATCGGCGTCCAGGCGGTGAAGACCGGGATGCTCGCCTCGGCCGCGCTCGTCGAGACCGTCGCCGGACTCCTTGCCGGGACCGGCGCCCCCGTCGTCGTCGACCCGGTCGGGGTCTCCAAGCACGGGGACGCGCTGCTCGCCGCCGAGGCACTCGACTCCGTACGGACGAAGCTGCTGCCCGTCGCCACGGTGGCCACCCCGAACCTCGACGAAGTGGCCCAGCTCACGGGCGTACAGGTCACCGACGAGAACGGAATGCGCCGGGCCGCCGAGGAGATCCTGGCGTTCGGACCGAGCTGGGCGCTCATCAAGGGCGGGCACCTGCCCGGTGACGCGGTGGACCTGCTCACCGACGGGAGCGCGGAACACTGGCTGCGCGCCCCCCGCTACGACAACCGGCACACCCACGGCACCGGCTGCACCCTCGCCTCCGCCATCGCCTCCGGGCTCGCGCTCGGCCAGGACGTGCCCACGGCGGTGGAGGGCGCGAAGGCGTACGTCACCGGCGCGATCCGGGCCGGATTCGCGCTCGGCGGCGGCATCGGCCCGGTCGACCACGGCTGGCGGACCCGGGCCGCTGAGTGATCATCCTCCGCGGGACAGCAAAAAGCCGGTCCACCGAGGTGGACCGGCTTTTTGGGCAACCGGAAGGCTGCGCTACGACGGAGACGTCAGCGCGCGACCTTGCCGGCCTTGATGCACGAGGTGCAGACGTTGAGCCGCTTCGGCGTCCGACCGACCACGGCACGCACGCGCTGGATGTTGGGGTTCCAGCGACGGGACGTACGGCGGTGCGAGTGCGAAATGCTGTTGCCGAAGCTCGGCCCCTTGCCGCAAACGTCGCAGTTGGCAGCCACGGGTCACTCCAAAGACTTCAGATGCACTTACAGTGAATTCCGGCGCGCCGGAATCATTGGATGAAGTGGCGGTACCGGAGGAATGGCCCGACTCTCATCGGGCAACCGAAGCAGCATACAACGCCTGCTTCGGAGATACGAAACTACCACGGGTTGGCCCACCGCCCTCCCGCCCCCTGTCGCTGCCCGGGCCCCGGCGGGCGGGCTAACCTGCGGTGCAGCCCGTTGCCACGGCCGCTTCAAGGAGGACCATCGGTGCCGCAGCTCCCCGACGATCTGGACGCCGTCGCGGTGCGCACCTGGTGCTCACTGGCCCTGGAGGCCCTGGGCCGGGAGCGCGCGGAGATCGACGCGATCAACGTCTATCCCATCGCCGACGGGGACACCGGCACCAATCTCTATCTGACCGTCGAGTCCGCCGCGGCGGCCGTCGAAGCGGTCTTCGCCGCCCATGAGACCGGCACCACCGCACCCGCCACCGCCGATGCCGTACGCGCCATGGCGCACGGCGCCCTGATCGGGGCCCGGGGGAACTCCGGCACGATCCTGGCCCAGCTGCTGCGCGGCATGGCGGGAGTGCTGGCCGACGGTGGCGACGCGGCCCACCTGCGCCTGGCCCTGACCCGGGCCGCCGCCGCCGCCCGGCAGGCCGTCGCCCACCCGGTGGAGGGCACGGTGCTGACCGTCGCCACGGCGGCCGCCGAGGCCGCGCAGGGCGAGGAGCGGGAGTTGCGCGCGGTGGTGAGCGCCGCGTACGAGGGGGCGCGCGCCGCCCTGGCGAGGACCCCGGAGCAGCTCGCCGTGCTCGGCCGGGCCGGTGTGGTGGACGCCGGAGGACGCGGGCTGCTGGCGGTCCTGGGGGCGCTCGTGGAGGCGGTGACCGGGCAGGCGCCGGTACGGGGGCCTCGTACCGCTTCCGGGAAGGCCGCGGCTCCCGTGGACGGCGGGTCGGTGGTGGGGCTGCCGGTGGGGGGCGTTCCGGTCCCGGCGGGCGGTACCGCGGTGGAGGGGCCGGCGCACGGGACCCCCGGCTTGGCGGCTGCGGCCGGCCCGATCGACTGCCCCGAGGACGCGGACGAAGGCGGGCCCGCCTTCGAGGTGATCTACCTCCTGGAGGCCCGCGACGAGCAGGTGGACCGGTTGCGGACCCGGCTCGACGCGCTCGGTGACTCCCTCGTCGTGGTCGGCGGCGACGGGCTCTGGCACGTCCACGTCCATGTCGACGACGCCGGGGCCGCCGTGGAGGCGGGCGTCGAGGCCGGGCGGCCGTACCGGATCCGGATCACCCACTTCGCCACCGAGAGCGGCCACGACGTCCGCGTCCAGTCCGAACCCGCCCAGCGCGCCGTCGTCGTCGTGGTCCCCGGCGACGGTCTGGCCGGGCTCTGCACCGAGGCCGGCGCCACCACCGTGATCGCCCGCCCCGGCGAACCCCCCGCCAGCGGCGAACTCGTCGACGCCATCCGCCGCGCCCACGCCCGCGAGGTGGTGCTGCTGCCCAACGACGCGGCCCTGCGCCACACCGCGGCCGCCGCCGCCGAGCAGGCCAGGACCGAGGGGGTCAGGGTCGCCCTCGTCCCCACCCGCGCCGCCGTCCAGGGCATCGCTGCCCTCGCCGTCCACGAACCTGACCGGGGCTTCGACGAGGACGTCGTCGCCATGACGGCCGCCGCCGGCGCCACCCGCTACGCCGAACTGGCCGTCGCCGAGCGCCAGTCGTGGACCATGGCGGGTATCTGCCAGGCCGGGGACATCCTCGGCCTGATCGACGGCGACGTGGCCGTGATCGGCGCCGACGTCCCGGCCACCGCCCGCACCGTGCTGGACCGGATGCTGGCGGCCGGCGGCGAACTGGTCACCCTCGTCCTCGGCGAGGACGTCCCGGACGCGATGGCGGACGCGCTGGAGGAGCACGTACGCGAGGGTTATCTCGCCGTCGACACGGTGGTCTACCGGGGCGGCCACCAACGGGCGCCGCTGCTGATCGGCGTCGAGTAGCCGCCGCACGGCCGTGCCCGGCGGACAGTTGTCAGTGCCGTGGTGTGCAATGGATCGCGTGTCCTCGTTCGATGAACCTCTCAAGAAGCTGCTCGGCGGAGCCACCGCGAAGGTGATGGCCGAACACCTCGACCTGCACACGGTCGGTGATCTGCTGCACCACTACCCGCGGCGGTACGAGGAGCGCGGCAAGCTGACCGCGCTGGCCGACCTCCCGCTGGACGAGCACGTCACGGTGGTCGCCCAGGTCGCCGACGCCCGCATCCTGATGTTCAACAACGGCCGGGGCAAGCGCCTGGAGGTCACCCTCACCGACGGCAGCGGCCGCCTCCAGCTCGTCTTCTTCGGCCACGGCGTCCACAAGCCGCACAAGGAGCTGCTCCCGGGCCGCCAGGCGATGTTCGCCGGCAAGGTCTCCGTCTTCAACCGGAAGATGCAGCTCGCCCACCCCACGTACCAACTCCTCGACGCCTCCGACGCCGACGAGGCGACCGAGGCCGTCGACGCCTTCGCCGGACGGCTGCTGCCGATCTACCCCGCCTGCAAGCAGCTGGACTCCTGGCGGATCGCCAAGGCCGTGGACGCCGTCCTGCCCAGCGCCCAGGACGCGGTGGACCCGCTGCCCGCCGCCCTGCGCGAGGGGCGCGGCTTCACCCCGCTGCCCGAGGCCCTGCTGAAGGTGCACCGGCCGCAGACGAGGACGGACATCGAGGACGCGAAGGCCCGGCTCAAGTGGGACGAGGCCTTCGTCCTCCAGGTGGCCCTGGCCCGTCGCCGCTACGCCGACACCCAGCTCCCCGCCGTCGCCCGCCGCCCGGTCGCCGACGGCCTGCTGGACGCCTTCGACGCCAAGCTGCCGTTCACCCTCACCGAGGGCCAGGAGAAGGTCAGCAAGGAGATCTTCGACGACCTGGCCACCGAGCACCCGATGCACCGGCTGCTTCAGGGCGAGGTCGGTTCGGGGAAGACGATGGTGGCCCTGCGCGCCATGCTCACCGTGGTGGACGCCGGGGGCCAGGCCGCGATGCTCGCCCCCACCGAGGTCCTCGCCCAGCAGCACCACCGTTCCATCACCGAGATGATGGGCGAGCTCGCCGAGGGCGGCATGCTGGGCGGCTCGGACCAGGGCACCAAGGTCGTCCTGCTCACCGGCTCCATGGGGACGGCGGCCCGCCGGCAGGCCCTGCTGGACCTGGTCACCGGCGAGGCCGGGATCGTCATCGGCACCCACGCCCTGATCGAGGACAAGGTCCAGTTCCACGACCTCGGGCTCGTGGTCGTCGACGAGCAGCACCGCTTCGGCGTCGAACAGCGCGACGCCCTCCGCTCCAAGGGGAAGCAGCCGCCCCACCTCCTCGTCATGACCGCCACCCCCATCCCCCGTACGGTCGCGATGACCGTCTTCGGCGACCTGGAGACCTCCGTCCTGGACCAGCTCCCGGCCGGCCGTTCCCCGATCGCCAGCCATGTCGTCCCCGCCAAGGACAAGCCGCACTTCCTCGCCCGCGCCTGGGAGCGCGTCCGTGAGGAGGTGGAGAACGGCCACCAGGCGTACGTGGTCTGCCCCCGCATCGGCGACGACGCGGAGGAGGCCGAGGGGAAGAAGGGGAAGGCCGCGAAGAAGGCATCCGCCAAGGCCGCCGAGGAGGACCCGGAGAAGCGGCCGCCGCTCGCCGTCCTGGAGATCGCGGACGAGCTGCGCAAGGGTGCGCTGGCCGGGCTGAGCGTCGAGGTGCTGCACGGGAGGATGCACCCCGACGAGAAGGATGACGTGATGCGCCGGTTCGCCGCCGGGGACGCCGACGTCCTGGTCGCCACCACCGTCATCGAGGTCGGGGTCAACGTTCCCAACGCCACCGCCATGGTGATCATGGACGCCGACCGGTTCGGCGTCTCCCAGCTCCACCAGCTCCGCGGCCGCGTCGGCCGTGGCTCGGCCCCCGGGCTCTGCCTGCTGGTCAGCGAGGCCCACGAGGCGAGCCCCGCCCGCGCCCGCCTCTCCGCCGTCGCCGCCACCCTCGACGGCTTCGAGCTCTCCCGGATCGACCTGGAGCAACGCCGCGAGGGCGATGTGCTCGGCCAGGCCCAGTCCGGGGTGCGCTCCTCACTGCGGATGCTCACCGTCATCGACGACGAGGAGGTCATCGCCGCCGCCCGCGAGGAGGCCGTCGCGACCGTCGCCGCCGACCCGGAGCTGGAGCACCTGCCGGAGCTGCGCACGGTGCTGGCCGCGCTGCTGGACAAGGACCGGGAGGAGTATCTGGACAAGGGGTGAGCGCACGGGGCTGCCCAGCCGGTGCGGGCCGCACGCCATATCGTGGACGCACAGCCCGTAGACGTACGGACGGCACGCGCCCGCCGTGAGCCCCCGCACCCGCCCCCGACCCCGAGGACCAGACACCCATGACCCGCGTGATCGCCGGATCGGCCGGCGGACGCCGCCTGGCCGTACCGCCCGGCACCGGCACCCGCCCCACCTCCGACCGTGCGCGCGAGGGCCTCTTCTCCACCTGGGAAGCGCTGCTCGGCACCCTCGAAGGCGTCCGCGTCGCCGACCTGTACGCCGGATCCGGTGCCGTCGGCCTCGAAGCGCTCTCCCGGGGCGCGGTGCACGCCCTTCTCGTCGAGGCGGACCAGAAGGCGGTGCGCACCGTCCGGGACAACGTCCGCACCCTCGGGCTGCCCGGCGCCGAGGTCCGTACCGGCAGAGCCGAGCAGATCGTGACGGGACCGGCGCCCTCCGACCCGTACGACATCGTCTTCCTGGACCCGCCGTACGCCGTCACCGACGACGATCTTCGCGAGATCCTGCTCACACTCCGTGCTCAGGGGTGGCTCACGGACGATGCGCTCGTCACCGTGGAACGCAGCACCCGGGGCGGAGAATTCGGCTGGCCCGCCGGATTCGAGCCACTGCGGGCCCGTCGCTACGGCGAGGGAACGCTTTGGTACGGTCGCGCCGCCGCTACGTGCGAAGACGCACGATGACCGGACCGGAGAGCGAGGGAATCACAGTGCGCCGCGCCGTCTGTCCGGGGTCTTTCGACCCCATCACCAACGGACATCTCGACATCATCGGACGAGCCTCCAAGCTGTACGACGTGGTCCACGTCGCGGTGATGATCAACCAGTCCAAGAAGGGGCTGTTCACCGTGGAGGAGCGGATCGACCTGATCCGCGAGGTCACCGCCGACTTCGGCAACGTCGAGGTGGAGTCCTTCCACGGCCTGCTGGTCGACTTCTGCAAGCAGCGGGAGATCCCGGCGATCGTGAAGGGCCTGCGGGCCGTCAGCGACTTCGACTACGAGCTCCAGATGGCCCAGATGAACAACGGCCTCTCCGGCGTCGAGACCCTCTTCGTGCCGACCAACCCGACGTACAGCTTCCTGTCGTCCTCGCTGGTCAAGGAGGTCGCGACCTGGGGCGGCGACGTCTCCCACCTGCTGCCCCCCACCGTCCACGAGGCGCTCACGGAGCGGCTGGGCGAGCGCTGAGCGGCTGACGGTCCGTCACCAGGTGTCGGGCGGCCGCCGACTGGCCTTACAGTCGTCCCGTCCGTCTCCAACAGAGCAGCAGAGAGTGGCGAGCACACGGTGGACGTGCAGAAGAAGCTCGACGAGATCGTCGAAGCGGTCGGGAACGCCCGCGCCATGCCCATGTCGGCCTCGTGCGTGGTCAACCGCGCCGAGCTGCTCGCCATGCTCGAAGAGGTCCGCGAGGCCCTGCCCGGCTCGCTCGCCCACGCCCAGGAGCTGATCGGCGGCCAGGAGCAGTTCGCCGAGCAGGCCCGGCAGGAGGCGGAGCGGATCATCCAGTCCGCGCACGCCCAGCGCTCCTCGCTGATCGCCGAGACCGAGATCGCCCGCCAGTCGCAGAGCGAGGCCGACCGGATCCTCTCCGAGGCCCGCCGCGAGGCCGAGGAGGTCCGGGCCGAGGCCGACGACTACGTCGACAGCAAGCTCGCCAACTTCGAGGTCGTCCTCACCAAGACCATCGGCTCCGTCGACCGAGGCCGCGAGAAGCTGCTCGGCCGTGGCCAGGGCCTGGACGAGCAGGGCTACCAGGACCCCGACTTCGCCGAGGCCCCCGA
This DNA window, taken from Streptomyces griseus subsp. griseus, encodes the following:
- a CDS encoding DAK2 domain-containing protein; translation: MPQLPDDLDAVAVRTWCSLALEALGRERAEIDAINVYPIADGDTGTNLYLTVESAAAAVEAVFAAHETGTTAPATADAVRAMAHGALIGARGNSGTILAQLLRGMAGVLADGGDAAHLRLALTRAAAAARQAVAHPVEGTVLTVATAAAEAAQGEERELRAVVSAAYEGARAALARTPEQLAVLGRAGVVDAGGRGLLAVLGALVEAVTGQAPVRGPRTASGKAAAPVDGGSVVGLPVGGVPVPAGGTAVEGPAHGTPGLAAAAGPIDCPEDADEGGPAFEVIYLLEARDEQVDRLRTRLDALGDSLVVVGGDGLWHVHVHVDDAGAAVEAGVEAGRPYRIRITHFATESGHDVRVQSEPAQRAVVVVVPGDGLAGLCTEAGATTVIARPGEPPASGELVDAIRRAHAREVVLLPNDAALRHTAAAAAEQARTEGVRVALVPTRAAVQGIAALAVHEPDRGFDEDVVAMTAAAGATRYAELAVAERQSWTMAGICQAGDILGLIDGDVAVIGADVPATARTVLDRMLAAGGELVTLVLGEDVPDAMADALEEHVREGYLAVDTVVYRGGHQRAPLLIGVE
- the rsmD gene encoding 16S rRNA (guanine(966)-N(2))-methyltransferase RsmD — encoded protein: MTRVIAGSAGGRRLAVPPGTGTRPTSDRAREGLFSTWEALLGTLEGVRVADLYAGSGAVGLEALSRGAVHALLVEADQKAVRTVRDNVRTLGLPGAEVRTGRAEQIVTGPAPSDPYDIVFLDPPYAVTDDDLREILLTLRAQGWLTDDALVTVERSTRGGEFGWPAGFEPLRARRYGEGTLWYGRAAATCEDAR
- the coaD gene encoding pantetheine-phosphate adenylyltransferase, producing MRRAVCPGSFDPITNGHLDIIGRASKLYDVVHVAVMINQSKKGLFTVEERIDLIREVTADFGNVEVESFHGLLVDFCKQREIPAIVKGLRAVSDFDYELQMAQMNNGLSGVETLFVPTNPTYSFLSSSLVKEVATWGGDVSHLLPPTVHEALTERLGER
- the recG gene encoding ATP-dependent DNA helicase RecG, with protein sequence MDRVSSFDEPLKKLLGGATAKVMAEHLDLHTVGDLLHHYPRRYEERGKLTALADLPLDEHVTVVAQVADARILMFNNGRGKRLEVTLTDGSGRLQLVFFGHGVHKPHKELLPGRQAMFAGKVSVFNRKMQLAHPTYQLLDASDADEATEAVDAFAGRLLPIYPACKQLDSWRIAKAVDAVLPSAQDAVDPLPAALREGRGFTPLPEALLKVHRPQTRTDIEDAKARLKWDEAFVLQVALARRRYADTQLPAVARRPVADGLLDAFDAKLPFTLTEGQEKVSKEIFDDLATEHPMHRLLQGEVGSGKTMVALRAMLTVVDAGGQAAMLAPTEVLAQQHHRSITEMMGELAEGGMLGGSDQGTKVVLLTGSMGTAARRQALLDLVTGEAGIVIGTHALIEDKVQFHDLGLVVVDEQHRFGVEQRDALRSKGKQPPHLLVMTATPIPRTVAMTVFGDLETSVLDQLPAGRSPIASHVVPAKDKPHFLARAWERVREEVENGHQAYVVCPRIGDDAEEAEGKKGKAAKKASAKAAEEDPEKRPPLAVLEIADELRKGALAGLSVEVLHGRMHPDEKDDVMRRFAAGDADVLVATTVIEVGVNVPNATAMVIMDADRFGVSQLHQLRGRVGRGSAPGLCLLVSEAHEASPARARLSAVAATLDGFELSRIDLEQRREGDVLGQAQSGVRSSLRMLTVIDDEEVIAAAREEAVATVAADPELEHLPELRTVLAALLDKDREEYLDKG
- the rpmB gene encoding 50S ribosomal protein L28; the protein is MAANCDVCGKGPSFGNSISHSHRRTSRRWNPNIQRVRAVVGRTPKRLNVCTSCIKAGKVAR
- the thiD gene encoding bifunctional hydroxymethylpyrimidine kinase/phosphomethylpyrimidine kinase; protein product: MPIPTAVPPRVLTVAGSDSGGGAGIQADLKTMLALGVHGMSVLTAVTAQNSLGVQGAWELPVDAVRAQYRSVVDDIGVQAVKTGMLASAALVETVAGLLAGTGAPVVVDPVGVSKHGDALLAAEALDSVRTKLLPVATVATPNLDEVAQLTGVQVTDENGMRRAAEEILAFGPSWALIKGGHLPGDAVDLLTDGSAEHWLRAPRYDNRHTHGTGCTLASAIASGLALGQDVPTAVEGAKAYVTGAIRAGFALGGGIGPVDHGWRTRAAE